The Gouania willdenowi chromosome 3, fGouWil2.1, whole genome shotgun sequence genome includes a region encoding these proteins:
- the LOC114480655 gene encoding IST1 homolog isoform X2, which produces MMGFKPERLRVNLRLVINRLKLLEKKKTELAQKARKEIADYLSSGKDERARIRVEHIIREDYLVEAMEILELYCDLLLARFGLIQSMKELDPGLQEAVSTLIWATPRLQSEVSELKIVSDQLCAKYSKEYGKLCRTNQIGTVNDRLMHKLSVEAPPKILVERYLIEIGKNYNVPYEPDAMVRPEVCPGEEADLIDVNHDKRFGGGGNGGGGGGGGGHFMAPAGAMPMPMPMPMPMPGAFNYPPSKGAEPYNAPVGTYNNFQHQMGGGQPPVLPTSPPTYESIDDMTDKPFVPSQAIGPGPTSKMFDNNTLPELPSVPDTLPASSFGGNTTTSDDIDFDDLTRRFEELKKKS; this is translated from the exons ATGATGGGTTTCAAACCAGAGAGGCTAAGAGTCAACCTACGTCTGGTTATAAATCGGCTCAAACTCttggagaaaaagaaaa CTGAGCTTGCTCAAAAGGCGAGGAAAGAGATAGCCGATTACTTATCCTCTGGGAAAGATGAGCGCGCACGGATCCGTGTGGAACACATTATCAGAGAAGACTATCTGGTGGAGGCCATGGAGATCCTGGAGCTTTACTGCGACTTGCTGCTCGCACGTTTTGGCCTCATTCAATCCATGAA GGAACTGGATCCAGGTCTGCAGGAAGCCGTGTCCACACTCATTTGGGCCACTCCTCGACTCCAATCAGAAGTGTCTGAACTTAAAATT GTTTCTGATCAGCTTTGCGCAAAATACAGTAAGGAGTACGGCAAGCTATGCAGAACAAACCAGATCGGCACCGTCAACGACAGG TTGATGCACAAACTGAGCGTTGAGGCTCCACCCAAGATCCTGGTTGAGCGATATCTGATAGAGATCGGCAAGAACTATAATGTACCGTATGAGCCTGACGCCATGGTTCGG CCTGAGGTGTGTCCTGGAGAGGAGGCCGACCTGATTGATGTGAACCATGACAAGAGGTTTGGTGGCGGCGgaaatggtggtggtggtggcggCGGTGGCGGTCATTTTATGGCTCCTGCTGGTGCTATGCCCATGCCCATGCCTATGCCTATGCCAATGCCTGGAGCCTTTAACTACCCACCTTCCAAAGGAGCT GAACCGTATAACGCCCCCgttggaacctacaacaactTCCAGCACCAAATGGGTGGAGGGCAGCCCCCTGTGCTGCCCACTTCTCCCCCCACATACGAGTCC ATCGACGACATGACTGACAAACCCTTTGTTCCCTCTCAGGCTATAG GTCCAGGTCCTACATCTAAGATGTTTGACAACAACACCCTCCCAGAACTCCCCTCCGTCCCTGACACACTCCCAGCTTCCTCCTTCGGCGGAAACACCACCACGTCTGATGACATCGACTTTGACGACTTGACGCGGCGGTTCGAGGAGCTGAAGAAGAAAAGCTAA
- the LOC114480655 gene encoding IST1 homolog isoform X1 — translation MMGFKPERLRVNLRLVINRLKLLEKKKTELAQKARKEIADYLSSGKDERARIRVEHIIREDYLVEAMEILELYCDLLLARFGLIQSMKELDPGLQEAVSTLIWATPRLQSEVSELKIVSDQLCAKYSKEYGKLCRTNQIGTVNDRLMHKLSVEAPPKILVERYLIEIGKNYNVPYEPDAMVRPEVCPGEEADLIDVNHDKRFGGGGNGGGGGGGGGHFMAPAGAMPMPMPMPMPMPGAFNYPPSKGAEPYNAPVGTYNNFQHQMGGGQPPVLPTSPPTYESVMDSKKAAKSSFLVSFLIDDMTDKPFVPSQAIGPGPTSKMFDNNTLPELPSVPDTLPASSFGGNTTTSDDIDFDDLTRRFEELKKKS, via the exons ATGATGGGTTTCAAACCAGAGAGGCTAAGAGTCAACCTACGTCTGGTTATAAATCGGCTCAAACTCttggagaaaaagaaaa CTGAGCTTGCTCAAAAGGCGAGGAAAGAGATAGCCGATTACTTATCCTCTGGGAAAGATGAGCGCGCACGGATCCGTGTGGAACACATTATCAGAGAAGACTATCTGGTGGAGGCCATGGAGATCCTGGAGCTTTACTGCGACTTGCTGCTCGCACGTTTTGGCCTCATTCAATCCATGAA GGAACTGGATCCAGGTCTGCAGGAAGCCGTGTCCACACTCATTTGGGCCACTCCTCGACTCCAATCAGAAGTGTCTGAACTTAAAATT GTTTCTGATCAGCTTTGCGCAAAATACAGTAAGGAGTACGGCAAGCTATGCAGAACAAACCAGATCGGCACCGTCAACGACAGG TTGATGCACAAACTGAGCGTTGAGGCTCCACCCAAGATCCTGGTTGAGCGATATCTGATAGAGATCGGCAAGAACTATAATGTACCGTATGAGCCTGACGCCATGGTTCGG CCTGAGGTGTGTCCTGGAGAGGAGGCCGACCTGATTGATGTGAACCATGACAAGAGGTTTGGTGGCGGCGgaaatggtggtggtggtggcggCGGTGGCGGTCATTTTATGGCTCCTGCTGGTGCTATGCCCATGCCCATGCCTATGCCTATGCCAATGCCTGGAGCCTTTAACTACCCACCTTCCAAAGGAGCT GAACCGTATAACGCCCCCgttggaacctacaacaactTCCAGCACCAAATGGGTGGAGGGCAGCCCCCTGTGCTGCCCACTTCTCCCCCCACATACGAGTCC GTGATGGATTCAAAAAAGGCAGCTAAAAGTTCTTTTTTGGTTTCTTTTCTG ATCGACGACATGACTGACAAACCCTTTGTTCCCTCTCAGGCTATAG GTCCAGGTCCTACATCTAAGATGTTTGACAACAACACCCTCCCAGAACTCCCCTCCGTCCCTGACACACTCCCAGCTTCCTCCTTCGGCGGAAACACCACCACGTCTGATGACATCGACTTTGACGACTTGACGCGGCGGTTCGAGGAGCTGAAGAAGAAAAGCTAA
- the mc1r gene encoding melanocyte-stimulating hormone receptor, translating into MMHNLELINGSLGHYPSLRHMDLLSDYMDENSTNSTVGESSSGSCVQIHIPQELFLALGLISLVENILVILAITKNRNLHSPMYYFICCLAVSDMLVSVSNVVETIFMLFNDHGLMDVHPGMIRQLDNVIDVMICSSVVSSLSFLSTIAADRYVTIFYALRYHSIMTTQRAIIIIVLVWLASIICSILFIVYHTDNAVIVCLVTFFFFTLVFNAVLYMHMFILAHVHSRRIVAFNKNRRQSTSMKGAITLTILLGVFIVCWGPFFLHLILILACPTSPFCNCFFQNFNLFLILIICNSLIDPLIYAYRSHELRKTLQELLMCSWCLGV; encoded by the coding sequence ATGATGCATAATTTGGAGCTGATCAATGGATCTCTGGGACATTATCCCTCCCTCCGCCATATGGACCTGTTGAGTGACTACATGGATGAGAATTCCACCAACTCCACTGTTGGAGAGTCTAGCAGTGGAAGCTGCGTTCAGATTCACATCCCGCAGGAGCTATTCCTGGCGCTGGGTCTCATCAGTCTGGTGGAGAACATTCTTGTGATCCTGGCCATCACCAAGAACAGAAACCTCCACTCGCCCATGTACTACTTCATCTGCTGCCTGGCCGTGTCCGACATGCTCGTCAGTGTCAGCAACGTGGTGGAGACCATCTTCATGCTTTTCAATGACCATGGTCTGATGGACGTGCACCCTGGTATGATACGTCAGCTGGACAACGTCATCGATGTGATGATCTGCAGCTCGGTGGTGTCCTCGCTGTCCTTCCTCAGCACCATCGCCGCCGATCGCTATGTCACCATCTTTTACGCGCTGCGCTACCACAGCATCATGACCACGCAGCGagccatcatcatcattgtgcTGGTTTGGCTGGCCAGCATCATCTGCAGTATCCTTTTCATCGTCTACCACACCGACAATGCCGTCATTGTATGCCTAgtcaccttcttcttcttcactttgGTATTCAATGCCGTGCTCTACATGCACATGTTCATCCTGGCGCATGTCCATTCGCGGCGCATCGTGGCTTTCAACAAAAACAGGCGCCAGTCCACGAGCATGAAGGGTGCCATCACCCTCACCATCCTACTGGGGGTGTTCATTGTGTGCTGGGGACCTTTCTTCCTCCATCTCATCCTCATCCTGGCCTGCCCCACCAGTCCCTTCTGTAACTGTTTCTTTCAAAACTTTAACCTGTTCCTGATCCTTATCATCTGTAACTCGCTCATTGACCCTCTTATCTACGCCTACCGGAGCCATGAGCTGCGGAAAACACTGCAGGAGCTGCTGATGTGCTCCTGGTGCCTTGGCGTGTGA
- the LOC114480655 gene encoding IST1 homolog isoform X3 — MMGFKPERLRVNLRLVINRLKLLEKKKTELAQKARKEIADYLSSGKDERARIRVEHIIREDYLVEAMEILELYCDLLLARFGLIQSMKELDPGLQEAVSTLIWATPRLQSEVSELKIVSDQLCAKYSKEYGKLCRTNQIGTVNDRLMHKLSVEAPPKILVERYLIEIGKNYNVPYEPDAMVRPEVCPGEEADLIDVNHDKRFGGGGNGGGGGGGGGHFMAPAGAMPMPMPMPMPMPGAFNYPPSKGAEPYNAPVGTYNNFQHQMGGGQPPVLPTSPPTYESAIGPGPTSKMFDNNTLPELPSVPDTLPASSFGGNTTTSDDIDFDDLTRRFEELKKKS, encoded by the exons ATGATGGGTTTCAAACCAGAGAGGCTAAGAGTCAACCTACGTCTGGTTATAAATCGGCTCAAACTCttggagaaaaagaaaa CTGAGCTTGCTCAAAAGGCGAGGAAAGAGATAGCCGATTACTTATCCTCTGGGAAAGATGAGCGCGCACGGATCCGTGTGGAACACATTATCAGAGAAGACTATCTGGTGGAGGCCATGGAGATCCTGGAGCTTTACTGCGACTTGCTGCTCGCACGTTTTGGCCTCATTCAATCCATGAA GGAACTGGATCCAGGTCTGCAGGAAGCCGTGTCCACACTCATTTGGGCCACTCCTCGACTCCAATCAGAAGTGTCTGAACTTAAAATT GTTTCTGATCAGCTTTGCGCAAAATACAGTAAGGAGTACGGCAAGCTATGCAGAACAAACCAGATCGGCACCGTCAACGACAGG TTGATGCACAAACTGAGCGTTGAGGCTCCACCCAAGATCCTGGTTGAGCGATATCTGATAGAGATCGGCAAGAACTATAATGTACCGTATGAGCCTGACGCCATGGTTCGG CCTGAGGTGTGTCCTGGAGAGGAGGCCGACCTGATTGATGTGAACCATGACAAGAGGTTTGGTGGCGGCGgaaatggtggtggtggtggcggCGGTGGCGGTCATTTTATGGCTCCTGCTGGTGCTATGCCCATGCCCATGCCTATGCCTATGCCAATGCCTGGAGCCTTTAACTACCCACCTTCCAAAGGAGCT GAACCGTATAACGCCCCCgttggaacctacaacaactTCCAGCACCAAATGGGTGGAGGGCAGCCCCCTGTGCTGCCCACTTCTCCCCCCACATACGAGTCC GCTATAG GTCCAGGTCCTACATCTAAGATGTTTGACAACAACACCCTCCCAGAACTCCCCTCCGTCCCTGACACACTCCCAGCTTCCTCCTTCGGCGGAAACACCACCACGTCTGATGACATCGACTTTGACGACTTGACGCGGCGGTTCGAGGAGCTGAAGAAGAAAAGCTAA